From the genome of Vibrio porteresiae DSM 19223, one region includes:
- the cueR gene encoding Cu(I)-responsive transcriptional regulator — protein sequence MNISEVAEKTGLTAKSIRLYEEKGLIAAPIRADNGYRTYQQRHIDDLLLIARCKRVGFSLDECKAMLQLANDPTRQSKAVKQQAQLKLEQVTKKLEELRLVQQQLQEWVNECPGDENSECPIIEDLKGHCCHCSH from the coding sequence ATGAATATCAGCGAGGTAGCAGAAAAAACCGGTCTTACCGCTAAGTCGATCCGACTTTACGAAGAGAAAGGATTGATTGCTGCCCCTATTCGCGCCGATAACGGCTATCGCACTTATCAGCAAAGACACATCGATGATTTGTTATTAATTGCACGCTGTAAGCGGGTTGGCTTTAGTCTGGACGAGTGTAAAGCAATGCTCCAGTTAGCCAATGATCCTACCCGGCAGAGTAAAGCGGTGAAGCAACAAGCTCAATTAAAGCTAGAACAAGTGACGAAGAAGCTTGAGGAACTGCGTTTGGTTCAGCAACAACTGCAAGAGTGGGTCAACGAATGTCCAGGTGATGAAAATAGCGAGTGCCCGATCATCGAAGATTTGAAAGGGCACTGCTGTCATTGCTCACACTAA
- the dtpA gene encoding dipeptide/tripeptide permease DtpA produces MSDLNIFKQPKSFYLIFSIEFWERFGFYGMQAILTVYLVKILGMDESTSFVLFGAFSALIYGFVAAGGWLGDKVIGTKRAITLGAIILMIGYALLGVSTTSGHIGGSTLIFVAMGFITVGNGLFKANPSSLLAKVYDENDPRLDGAFTMYYMAINIGSLISMILTPIVADKAGYGMAFGVSAIGLAITVVNFLSCLKMLNSVGSPADLAPANKTKLLMVIIGAVVASFICSYLLQNLTLAHGILVIAGLAILFFYFKEALSMTGIERQKMFVAFVLMLQGIVFFVLYFQMPTSLNFFAIHNVSHDLFGFQAEPEQFQALNPFWIMIASPILAIMYGKLGDSLSMPFKFAIGMALCALSFLVLSWGAGFANEQGIISSNWLVLSYLFQSIGELLVSGLGLAMVAQLVPQRMMGFAMGMWFLTSATAAVIAGWVASLTSVPSDIASAHDSLAIYGDVFGKIGYSTAVIAVITFLIAPKLTRVSRGESASKAESAQASA; encoded by the coding sequence ATGTCTGACTTGAACATTTTCAAGCAACCGAAGTCGTTCTATCTGATCTTTTCAATAGAATTCTGGGAACGATTTGGTTTTTATGGGATGCAAGCCATCCTTACTGTATACCTTGTAAAAATCTTAGGTATGGATGAATCTACGTCATTCGTACTGTTCGGTGCATTCTCTGCATTGATCTACGGTTTTGTTGCTGCTGGCGGTTGGTTGGGTGACAAAGTCATCGGCACCAAACGCGCTATCACTTTAGGCGCAATTATCCTTATGATTGGTTACGCACTTTTAGGTGTATCAACCACATCAGGACACATCGGTGGTTCTACACTTATTTTCGTTGCAATGGGCTTTATCACCGTTGGTAATGGCCTGTTCAAAGCGAACCCATCAAGCCTTCTTGCCAAAGTGTATGACGAAAACGACCCTCGTTTAGATGGTGCGTTTACTATGTACTACATGGCAATCAACATCGGTTCTTTGATCTCTATGATCCTAACCCCTATCGTTGCTGATAAAGCGGGTTACGGCATGGCTTTCGGCGTAAGTGCGATTGGTCTTGCGATTACCGTTGTCAACTTCCTATCTTGCCTAAAAATGCTTAACTCTGTCGGTTCTCCAGCAGATTTAGCACCAGCAAACAAAACTAAGCTTCTCATGGTTATTATCGGTGCTGTAGTAGCAAGCTTCATCTGTAGTTACCTACTACAAAACCTGACTCTTGCGCATGGTATTTTGGTTATTGCTGGTTTGGCTATTTTGTTCTTCTACTTTAAAGAAGCACTGAGCATGACTGGTATTGAACGCCAAAAGATGTTTGTAGCCTTTGTTTTGATGCTACAAGGTATCGTGTTCTTTGTACTTTACTTCCAGATGCCAACATCATTGAACTTCTTTGCGATTCACAACGTAAGTCATGACCTATTTGGTTTCCAAGCTGAACCTGAACAGTTCCAAGCACTTAACCCATTCTGGATTATGATTGCTAGCCCAATCCTAGCGATTATGTACGGTAAACTGGGTGATAGCCTATCTATGCCGTTCAAGTTTGCTATCGGTATGGCGCTGTGTGCCCTGTCATTCCTTGTTCTCTCTTGGGGTGCAGGCTTTGCGAATGAACAAGGCATCATCAGTTCTAACTGGTTAGTACTAAGCTACTTGTTCCAATCTATCGGTGAATTGTTAGTATCTGGTCTTGGTCTGGCAATGGTGGCTCAACTCGTTCCACAACGCATGATGGGCTTTGCTATGGGCATGTGGTTCTTAACCTCTGCAACAGCCGCGGTTATCGCAGGCTGGGTTGCGAGCTTGACTTCTGTGCCATCAGACATCGCAAGTGCACACGACTCACTAGCTATCTACGGTGATGTATTTGGTAAGATTGGTTACAGCACGGCAGTGATTGCTGTGATTACTTTCCTTATTGCACCAAAACTGACTCGTGTAAGCCGTGGCGAAAGCGCATCTAAAGCGGAAAGCGCACAAGCTTCTGCATAA
- a CDS encoding co-chaperone YbbN — protein MQSPYIIDVSQTNFHQVLESSAHTPILFYFWAPMSQESAQLLPQVQQLAQKYDGAFTLAILNCQQEQAIAAQFGIQALPTIAMFINGQPVDGLGGPQPITAIETMLSRHLPSQEERDVNKALQLIQEQQYSAALALLQPLSDEWKKQGDVKLALADCYLETQQFDLAAQWLSNIPLEYQDNYYKSLCSKLELHQQASNSPELQALEQAYQAAPQDAKLASDLATSYHEVSRDEEALELLWSFLKKDLNTLDGEMKKTFMDILNALGQGNSLASKYRRQLYSLLY, from the coding sequence ATGCAATCACCATACATTATCGATGTGAGCCAAACCAATTTTCATCAAGTGCTAGAAAGCTCTGCTCACACGCCTATTCTGTTTTATTTTTGGGCACCGATGAGTCAAGAGAGTGCTCAGTTGTTGCCACAAGTACAGCAATTGGCGCAGAAATACGATGGCGCATTTACCCTCGCGATTTTGAACTGCCAGCAAGAACAAGCCATTGCTGCTCAATTTGGTATTCAAGCTCTACCGACTATTGCCATGTTCATCAATGGTCAACCTGTAGATGGTTTAGGTGGCCCTCAACCGATTACAGCAATAGAGACTATGCTATCGCGTCACCTTCCAAGTCAGGAAGAGCGTGACGTCAATAAAGCATTACAACTAATTCAAGAGCAACAATACAGCGCAGCACTGGCGCTACTTCAGCCGCTTTCTGATGAGTGGAAAAAACAAGGTGATGTGAAATTGGCACTCGCAGATTGTTACCTAGAAACTCAACAATTTGACTTGGCTGCACAATGGCTAAGTAATATTCCATTGGAATATCAGGATAACTACTATAAGAGCCTCTGCTCTAAGTTGGAGTTACATCAACAAGCGTCCAATAGCCCAGAGTTGCAAGCACTAGAACAAGCCTATCAAGCGGCTCCGCAAGATGCCAAGCTCGCCAGTGATTTGGCTACCTCATACCATGAGGTTTCCCGCGATGAAGAAGCGTTGGAATTGTTGTGGTCATTCTTGAAAAAAGACCTGAATACGCTTGATGGCGAGATGAAGAAAACCTTTATGGACATCTTAAATGCGCTTGGCCAAGGCAACAGCCTAGCCAGCAAATATCGTCGCCAGCTCTACTCACTGCTCTACTAA
- the adk gene encoding adenylate kinase, with amino-acid sequence MRIILLGAPGAGKGTQAQFIQQKFGIPQISTGDMLRAAIKAGTELGKQAKAVIDAGQLVSDDIILGLIKERIAQDDCEKGFLLDGFPRTIPQADGLKEMGVDVDYVIEFDVADNVIVERMAGRRAHLASGRTYHVVYNPPKVEGKDDVTGEDLVVRDDDKEETVRARLNVYHTQTAPLIEYYGKLAATGETKYLKFDGTKAVEEVSADIEKALA; translated from the coding sequence ATGCGCATCATTCTTTTAGGTGCTCCAGGTGCAGGTAAAGGCACACAGGCTCAATTCATTCAGCAGAAGTTTGGTATTCCACAGATTTCAACTGGTGACATGCTACGTGCTGCAATCAAAGCGGGCACTGAGCTTGGTAAACAAGCGAAAGCAGTTATTGATGCAGGTCAGCTTGTTTCTGACGATATTATTCTTGGTCTAATCAAAGAACGTATCGCTCAAGACGATTGTGAAAAAGGTTTCCTACTAGATGGCTTCCCTCGCACTATTCCTCAAGCTGATGGCTTGAAAGAAATGGGCGTAGACGTTGACTACGTAATCGAATTCGACGTAGCTGATAACGTTATCGTTGAGCGTATGGCTGGCCGTCGTGCACACCTAGCTTCAGGTCGTACTTACCACGTTGTTTACAACCCACCTAAAGTGGAAGGTAAAGATGACGTGACTGGTGAAGACCTCGTTGTTCGTGATGACGACAAAGAAGAAACAGTACGTGCTCGTCTAAACGTTTACCACACTCAAACTGCACCACTTATCGAATACTACGGTAAATTGGCAGCGACTGGTGAAACTAAGTATCTAAAATTCGACGGCACTAAAGCAGTTGAAGAAGTAAGTGCCGATATCGAAAAAGCACTAGCTTAA
- the hemH gene encoding ferrochelatase — MQSEKKVGVLLANLGTPEEPTAKAVKRFLGEFLHDKRVVDLTRLLWCPILHGIILPIRSPKVAKLYQSIWMDEGSPLMVYSKRQKLKLEQELALPVELGMTYGEPSLANGIRALEARGVERIIVLPLYPQYSATTTAAVFDGIANAMRSKPVVLELIFIRDYHDHPAYIKALADKIRRSWQQYGQGDALLCSYHGIPQRYADNGDCYPQHCERTTELLRIELGLGSDQIIMTYQSRFGREEWLQPYTDKTMETLPAKGIRKLDIVSPAFSVDCLETLEELQEQNKEIFIEAGGEEFHYVECLNDSDLHIEMMAKLVEYYS, encoded by the coding sequence GTGCAAAGTGAGAAAAAAGTCGGAGTATTACTGGCAAACTTAGGTACCCCAGAAGAACCTACTGCTAAAGCAGTTAAGCGGTTTTTGGGCGAGTTTTTACATGATAAACGAGTTGTCGATTTAACTCGTCTGCTTTGGTGTCCAATATTACACGGGATTATTTTACCCATTCGTTCACCTAAGGTAGCCAAACTATACCAGTCTATCTGGATGGACGAAGGCTCACCTTTGATGGTTTACTCCAAACGTCAAAAGCTTAAGCTTGAGCAGGAGTTGGCACTACCCGTTGAGCTCGGTATGACCTATGGTGAACCGAGCTTAGCTAATGGCATTCGAGCATTAGAAGCACGTGGCGTGGAGCGTATTATTGTCCTTCCGCTCTATCCGCAATATTCCGCAACGACCACTGCTGCTGTCTTTGACGGCATTGCCAATGCGATGCGATCTAAGCCAGTGGTGCTGGAGCTCATTTTCATTCGTGACTATCACGATCATCCAGCTTATATCAAAGCGTTAGCAGATAAAATTCGTCGCTCTTGGCAGCAATATGGTCAAGGAGATGCACTACTTTGTTCTTATCATGGCATACCTCAACGTTATGCCGACAATGGTGACTGTTATCCTCAGCATTGCGAGCGCACGACTGAGTTATTACGGATTGAATTGGGGCTAGGCTCTGACCAAATCATAATGACCTATCAATCGCGTTTCGGGCGCGAAGAGTGGCTACAACCTTATACCGATAAGACGATGGAAACTTTGCCTGCAAAAGGTATTCGTAAGCTGGATATTGTTTCTCCAGCGTTCTCTGTGGATTGCCTAGAAACCTTAGAAGAGCTTCAAGAGCAAAATAAGGAGATCTTTATCGAAGCTGGTGGCGAAGAATTTCACTATGTCGAATGTTTAAATGACAGCGATTTACACATTGAAATGATGGCTAAACTCGTTGAGTACTACAGCTAG
- the yfcE gene encoding phosphodiesterase, whose protein sequence is MKLFFASDLHGSLPATQRTLTLFAQSGAQTLVLLGDLLNHGPRNPIPEGYNPPEVANLLNQYADKIIAVRGNCDSEVDQMLLNFPMMSDYAWVLLENGQRLFLTHGHLYNQNKQPPLRENDVIAHGHTHVPVAEKIDKTIIFNPGSVTFPRNGLPASYGLLENDKLSVITFDGETLVATCLA, encoded by the coding sequence ATGAAACTGTTTTTTGCATCCGATCTCCATGGATCTTTGCCCGCTACACAGCGTACTTTAACCCTGTTCGCTCAATCTGGTGCACAGACATTAGTCTTACTTGGAGATTTACTCAATCACGGCCCCCGTAACCCGATTCCAGAGGGATATAATCCTCCTGAAGTCGCCAATCTGCTCAATCAGTATGCCGATAAAATTATTGCAGTGCGTGGTAATTGCGACAGTGAAGTTGATCAGATGCTGCTCAACTTTCCGATGATGAGCGATTACGCCTGGGTACTGCTGGAAAATGGACAGCGCCTGTTTTTGACGCATGGTCATCTTTACAATCAAAACAAGCAACCACCATTAAGAGAAAATGATGTGATTGCGCATGGACACACTCACGTCCCCGTTGCAGAAAAAATCGATAAAACCATTATTTTTAATCCAGGCTCGGTCACCTTTCCCAGAAATGGTTTACCAGCCAGCTACGGATTATTGGAAAACGATAAACTATCAGTCATTACGTTTGATGGTGAAACATTAGTTGCAACTTGCCTTGCCTAA
- a CDS encoding SelT/SelW/SelH family protein: MKKAIIDIYYCRQCNWMLRASWMAQELLHTFSEELETVALHPDTGGHFEILCNGKTIWERKADGGFPEAKVLKQRVRDEIDPERDLGHADRVLPSEQ, encoded by the coding sequence ATGAAAAAAGCGATCATTGATATTTATTACTGTCGTCAATGTAACTGGATGCTTCGTGCCAGTTGGATGGCTCAAGAACTGCTGCATACTTTTAGTGAAGAATTGGAAACTGTTGCCTTACATCCTGATACGGGCGGCCATTTTGAAATTCTATGCAATGGCAAAACCATTTGGGAACGTAAAGCAGATGGTGGTTTTCCTGAAGCAAAAGTGCTTAAACAACGTGTCAGAGATGAAATTGATCCTGAGCGTGACTTAGGCCATGCCGATCGTGTCTTGCCATCTGAGCAATAA
- a CDS encoding sulfite exporter TauE/SafE family protein, which translates to MDWINSLGLFIGSYLSNTLAALSGGGAGLLQFPLLIFLGLPFSQALATHKVASVALGLGAAFTHIRHRNIPLGMATYVTLVGLVGVVIGANIVVYIPEQAAKMMLGAMILGLGIYSRLKKSLGQEEQPIRRDAMGMLWGAPLLIFIGIINGSLAAGSGLLVTLYVVRWFGYSYKQAIAITMFCVGFIWNGIGGIAVAHAGAPIYWPWLPILLLGSFVGGSTGAYLANRYSNRVIKIIFEVITVVVGIKLLVG; encoded by the coding sequence ATGGACTGGATAAATTCACTTGGCCTTTTCATCGGCTCATACTTATCAAACACCCTTGCCGCACTCTCTGGCGGCGGGGCTGGTTTACTGCAATTTCCTTTGCTTATTTTCTTAGGACTGCCTTTTTCACAAGCCCTTGCAACCCATAAAGTCGCTAGTGTCGCCCTAGGTTTAGGCGCAGCGTTTACTCACATTCGCCATCGCAATATTCCTTTAGGGATGGCAACCTACGTGACTTTAGTAGGACTTGTTGGCGTGGTTATTGGAGCCAATATCGTAGTTTATATCCCTGAACAAGCCGCCAAAATGATGTTGGGGGCTATGATTTTGGGCTTAGGCATCTACTCACGTCTTAAAAAGTCACTTGGTCAAGAAGAGCAACCGATTCGTCGCGATGCGATGGGAATGCTTTGGGGAGCGCCATTACTCATTTTCATTGGCATTATTAATGGGTCTCTAGCTGCTGGCTCTGGGCTGTTAGTCACCCTGTATGTTGTCCGCTGGTTTGGTTATAGCTATAAACAAGCCATTGCTATCACTATGTTTTGCGTTGGTTTTATCTGGAATGGTATCGGTGGTATTGCTGTGGCACACGCTGGGGCGCCTATTTACTGGCCTTGGTTACCGATTTTGTTACTCGGCTCTTTTGTTGGTGGCAGCACTGGTGCGTATCTTGCCAATCGCTATAGTAACCGAGTGATTAAAATCATATTCGAAGTGATCACCGTCGTAGTTGGGATCAAGCTATTAGTTGGCTAG
- a CDS encoding winged helix-turn-helix domain-containing protein — MSNIGPKFILDDRFTFDPTSNSLVDKEADDEIVRLGSNESRILLMLSQRPNEVVTRNELHDFVWREQGFEVDDSSLTQAISTLRKNLKDSTKSPQFVKTVPKRGYQLICNVYSINEPLNFEIPTPITSVEKESLVNDSTNDDDLSPANVETQNNSIEHTETEKHSETVSLQNDDEVTVKNQKSSKSPDIVTKMLLLVAILMPIIVLTWMSPTPAKFIHLASYNDIEVNAPLNQPELTSWLPSIKQCIEAYSVRHSGESKAKQVIATGGQDNVLVLNYVHQPQQSVDNFTVRILANQSDLSNLCR, encoded by the coding sequence ATGAGTAACATTGGTCCAAAGTTTATTCTTGATGATAGATTCACCTTTGATCCCACAAGTAACTCATTAGTTGATAAAGAAGCTGACGACGAGATTGTTCGCCTCGGAAGCAATGAGAGTCGTATTTTACTAATGCTGTCACAACGCCCAAATGAAGTCGTTACTCGTAATGAGTTACATGATTTTGTCTGGCGGGAACAAGGTTTTGAAGTAGATGATTCTAGTCTTACACAGGCTATTTCGACACTTCGGAAGAATCTAAAAGACTCAACTAAATCACCTCAGTTTGTGAAAACTGTACCTAAACGCGGTTACCAGTTGATTTGTAATGTGTATTCTATCAATGAGCCATTAAATTTCGAGATTCCTACTCCAATAACATCGGTGGAAAAGGAGTCCTTGGTTAACGATTCTACGAATGATGATGACCTCTCACCTGCCAACGTAGAAACGCAAAATAACTCAATAGAACATACAGAAACAGAGAAGCATTCTGAGACTGTTAGTTTACAAAATGATGATGAAGTAACGGTAAAAAATCAAAAAAGTTCTAAATCACCCGATATTGTGACAAAAATGTTACTATTGGTGGCGATTTTAATGCCGATCATCGTTTTAACGTGGATGAGCCCTACTCCCGCTAAATTTATCCATTTAGCCAGCTATAACGATATAGAGGTGAATGCGCCGCTAAATCAGCCTGAGTTGACTTCTTGGTTGCCTTCAATCAAGCAGTGTATTGAGGCTTACAGCGTCCGACATAGCGGGGAATCCAAAGCGAAACAAGTCATCGCGACAGGTGGTCAGGACAACGTCCTTGTACTTAACTATGTTCACCAGCCGCAGCAATCTGTGGATAACTTCACGGTAAGAATCCTTGCCAATCAAAGTGATTTATCCAACCTTTGCCGGTAA
- the htpG gene encoding molecular chaperone HtpG yields MSETATMNKETRGFQSEVKQLLHLMIHSLYSNKEIFLRELISNASDAADKLRFKALSNPELYQGDADLGVKLSFDADANTITVSDNGIGMSRDDVIENLGTIAKSGTAEFFSKLSEEQTKDSQLIGQFGVGFYSAFIVADAVTVRTRAAGLPAEDAVQWYSKGEGEYTIETINKESRGTDIILHLRDEGKEFLSEWRLRDVISKYSDHISIPVYLHVAEKDDEGKETGEKTWEQVNKAQALWTRSKSEVKDEEYQEFYKHITHDYADPLVWSHNRVEGKNDYTSLLYIPTKAPWDLFNREHKHGLKLYVQRVFIMDDAAQFMPSYMRFVRGLIDSNDLPLNVSREILQDNKVTHTLRSALTKRVLTMLEGLAKNDSEKYLAFWKEFGLVLKEGPAEDFSNKEKIAGLMRFASTHEDTSEEKVSLADYVSRMKEGQDKIYYLTADSYKAAKNSPHLEQFRSKGIEVLLMSDRIDEWMMNYLTEFDGKSFQSITKAGLDLSKFEDEQEKEKHKEAEQEFKSVVERVKAYLGDRVKEVRTTFKLASTPAVLVTDDFEMGTQMAKLLAAAGQAAPEVKYIFEINPEHPMVTRMADEPDEEVFGRWVEVLFGQAMLAERGSMDDPSEFLSAVNQLLVKA; encoded by the coding sequence ATGAGCGAAACTGCAACTATGAATAAAGAAACACGTGGTTTTCAATCAGAAGTAAAACAGTTACTTCATCTGATGATTCACTCTTTGTACTCCAACAAAGAGATCTTTTTACGTGAACTTATTTCCAACGCGTCTGATGCAGCGGATAAGCTGCGTTTCAAAGCGTTGTCTAATCCAGAACTCTATCAAGGCGATGCCGATTTGGGCGTAAAGCTATCATTCGATGCTGACGCGAACACCATTACTGTTTCAGATAATGGTATTGGTATGAGCCGAGATGATGTGATTGAAAACTTAGGTACAATCGCGAAGTCTGGAACAGCAGAATTCTTCTCTAAACTCTCAGAAGAACAAACCAAAGATTCTCAATTAATTGGTCAGTTTGGTGTTGGTTTTTACTCTGCATTCATCGTTGCGGATGCTGTGACAGTACGTACACGCGCCGCAGGCTTACCAGCCGAAGATGCCGTCCAGTGGTATTCGAAAGGTGAAGGCGAGTATACCATTGAAACCATTAATAAAGAATCCCGCGGGACGGATATTATCTTACATCTGCGCGATGAGGGAAAAGAGTTCTTATCTGAGTGGCGTTTACGTGATGTGATTTCCAAATATTCGGATCACATTAGCATTCCTGTCTACCTACACGTTGCTGAAAAAGATGACGAAGGTAAAGAGACGGGTGAGAAAACGTGGGAGCAGGTCAACAAAGCTCAAGCGCTTTGGACACGCTCAAAGTCGGAAGTAAAAGATGAAGAGTACCAAGAGTTCTACAAACACATTACTCACGATTACGCTGATCCGCTAGTTTGGTCGCATAACCGCGTTGAAGGTAAAAACGATTACACGAGTTTGCTGTATATCCCAACCAAAGCACCGTGGGATCTGTTCAACCGTGAACACAAACATGGTTTGAAACTCTACGTACAACGCGTCTTCATTATGGATGACGCAGCTCAGTTCATGCCAAGTTATATGCGTTTCGTACGTGGTTTGATTGACTCCAATGACTTACCGCTGAACGTTTCTCGTGAAATTTTGCAAGACAACAAAGTTACTCATACCTTGCGCAGCGCATTAACTAAGCGCGTGTTGACTATGCTAGAAGGTCTAGCGAAAAACGACAGTGAAAAGTACCTTGCCTTCTGGAAAGAATTTGGTTTGGTATTGAAAGAAGGTCCGGCAGAAGATTTCTCTAACAAAGAAAAAATTGCGGGTCTGATGCGCTTTGCTTCAACTCATGAAGATACCTCGGAAGAGAAAGTGTCTCTGGCTGATTACGTATCTCGCATGAAAGAAGGGCAGGATAAGATCTACTATTTGACGGCTGATAGCTATAAAGCAGCCAAAAACAGTCCTCACCTAGAGCAGTTCCGCAGTAAAGGTATTGAAGTACTGCTGATGTCTGATCGCATCGACGAGTGGATGATGAATTATCTGACTGAGTTCGATGGAAAGTCTTTCCAATCAATTACCAAAGCTGGGTTAGATCTGAGCAAGTTTGAAGACGAACAAGAGAAAGAAAAGCACAAAGAAGCTGAGCAAGAGTTCAAATCTGTGGTTGAACGTGTCAAAGCTTACCTTGGTGACCGTGTTAAAGAAGTTCGTACCACATTCAAGCTGGCAAGTACACCTGCAGTATTAGTGACAGATGACTTTGAAATGGGGACACAAATGGCGAAACTTTTGGCTGCTGCAGGTCAAGCTGCGCCAGAAGTGAAGTACATTTTCGAAATCAATCCAGAACATCCAATGGTCACTCGCATGGCAGATGAGCCTGATGAAGAAGTATTTGGTCGTTGGGTTGAAGTGCTGTTTGGCCAAGCGATGTTAGCAGAACGTGGCTCGATGGATGATCCATCAGAGTTCCTAAGTGCAGTTAACCAATTGCTGGTAAAGGCATAA
- a CDS encoding TIGR01777 family oxidoreductase, with protein sequence MKILITGGTGLIGKELAKLIMTHELVVLTRNPYRARQQLSYINHDKIKFIHTLEDLNDLNSYDAVINLAGEPIADKRWTKKQKQAICDSRWNITQKLANLIKASQTPPKVFISGSAVGYYGNDSTGTFDEHNDIHNERFSHYVCANWEKIALSAQSENTRVVLLRTGVVLSTHGGALKKMLLPYQLGLGGTIGNGKQYLPWIHMVDMVRAIVYLLESPQAHGAFNLVAPHPTTNKEFGRTLAHCLNRPHVLFTPKWLIKLLMGESSELLIDSIGAKPKRLNDIGFQFHFTRIEAALRNLLHLNH encoded by the coding sequence ATGAAAATTCTGATTACCGGTGGTACTGGCCTGATTGGCAAAGAATTAGCCAAATTGATCATGACACATGAATTGGTCGTACTTACTCGTAATCCTTATCGGGCAAGACAGCAACTGTCTTACATTAACCACGATAAGATAAAGTTTATCCATACACTTGAAGATCTTAACGATCTCAATAGCTATGATGCCGTTATCAACCTTGCTGGCGAACCTATTGCCGATAAGCGTTGGACCAAAAAGCAAAAACAAGCCATTTGTGATAGTCGCTGGAATATTACCCAAAAATTAGCCAATTTGATCAAAGCCAGTCAAACACCTCCCAAAGTGTTCATTAGTGGCTCAGCGGTTGGTTATTATGGGAATGATTCAACGGGTACGTTTGATGAACACAATGATATTCACAACGAACGTTTCTCTCACTATGTCTGCGCTAATTGGGAAAAAATTGCTCTAAGTGCTCAGAGTGAGAATACTCGAGTGGTGTTACTCAGAACTGGCGTTGTACTTTCTACTCACGGGGGGGCATTGAAAAAAATGTTACTCCCTTATCAGTTAGGTTTGGGTGGTACCATAGGCAATGGAAAACAGTATTTGCCTTGGATTCATATGGTCGACATGGTTAGAGCCATTGTGTATTTGCTCGAAAGCCCTCAAGCACATGGCGCATTTAACCTTGTCGCTCCACATCCAACCACCAATAAAGAATTTGGCCGCACCCTTGCCCATTGTTTAAACCGCCCACATGTGTTGTTTACTCCCAAGTGGTTGATTAAATTACTGATGGGGGAATCGTCAGAATTGCTCATTGACAGTATTGGTGCCAAACCTAAACGATTGAATGACATTGGCTTTCAATTTCATTTCACGCGCATAGAAGCCGCTTTGCGTAACCTATTACATTTGAATCATTAA
- a CDS encoding regulatory protein ToxS yields the protein MTKRIATIIFLISLIFSAWLYLDSDLKVEQLLSSREWQSRIVTKLESDRSVGPLTRVDVSSNMKYLPNGNYIRVSVMRLFAQQSKEPDSVINISETGDWDVSDNYLLVTPKQFKDVSNSKSSDFTPDQLKLITQFFKLDAEQSRRIDIVNDKTLLLTSLSHGSQVLFSN from the coding sequence ATGACAAAAAGAATTGCTACGATTATCTTTCTGATATCATTAATTTTTTCTGCCTGGTTATACCTCGACAGTGATCTCAAAGTAGAACAACTGCTCTCTTCAAGAGAGTGGCAGTCTCGTATCGTGACTAAATTGGAAAGCGATCGTTCCGTTGGCCCATTAACTCGGGTCGATGTGTCATCCAACATGAAATACTTACCTAATGGTAACTATATTCGTGTTTCTGTGATGCGATTGTTCGCTCAACAGTCAAAAGAGCCAGATAGCGTGATCAATATATCTGAAACAGGGGATTGGGACGTCAGTGATAATTACCTTTTAGTGACACCAAAACAGTTTAAGGACGTTTCTAATAGCAAAAGCAGCGACTTTACCCCTGATCAACTTAAGCTGATCACCCAGTTCTTTAAATTAGATGCAGAACAAAGCCGTCGCATTGATATCGTCAATGATAAGACTTTACTACTGACTAGCTTGAGTCACGGTTCTCAGGTGCTGTTTAGTAACTAG